The DNA region GGAGGACGATGTATCGATGCCAGCCTCACGCGCGGAATTACGGTCGGCGCGGTAGAGGATGTATTGCTCGGCGACCTTGAAGTGACCGGCCTTCATGAGCTCTTCCTGGACGATGTCCTGGATCTCTTCGATGTGGACGAAGGATTGTTTCGAGGAGAGGGCGCGACCGGCGACGATCTTGGTGATCTCGACGGAAGGCGTCGAATCGCGCTGGAGAGAGAGGAAGGCTTTGCGGATCGCGATCTCGATCTTCTGCTCGTTGAAGGGAACGATCTGATGGTTGCGACGGATGACGCGGACGGTGGCGAACGGCGTGGCGGTCTCGGCGCCGAGCTTGCGCGAGCGGTTCAAGAGAAGGCTCTTGGCGACGTCGTAGGCGTTGTTGTCGATGAGGGTTTTCTCGAGGAGCTCGTAGAGGTCGTTGAGAGAAATCTTCAGGGGCGACTGGCGGCGGGCGAGTTCGGCGAGATTGCCGGCGACTTCGCGGACGATGCGGGCGACGAAGGTGCGGTTGGCGTCGGTGAAGATGTTGGTTTCGCCGCGGGCGAGGAGGACGTTGGTGAGGGCCTTGCCGACGGTGTCGGCGACTTTGCCGAGCTCGAAGCGCTCGTCGCCGGTGGGCGCGGTGAGGACGGTCTCAGGGACGAGAGGGAAGTCGGCCGCGATGAGGTCGCGCCAGGCGAAGTGGGGTTTCTGATCTTTGGGGGTGTGGATGGTGCGTTTGAGCGCGAGATCGGAGGAGACAGCGTGGTTCATCGAGAGCGTGAGGCGTGAGACAGGTTGAGAAGAAAAGTGATGCGACGTACGGAGCGAAGCGGCTGGCGGGCGGTGATTTTCGGAGGCGGAAAAAGCGCGACCCGAGAAAGGGGCGCGCCTTGTTGAGTGATGTTGGGACGAAAAGAAAGGGGGACCGGACGCGTCGTTGGTGTTAGTGGGGTGCGACGCGCCCGGACGACTGAGTTCGCTCAGAGATCGTCGTCGTGTGTTTGGTTGATCGACGACGCCTTCTGGTACTCGGTGACGCGACCTTCGAAGAAGTTTTGCTCCTTCTTGATGTCCATCATCTCGGCGAGCCAGGGGAGCGGGTTTTTAACGCCGCTGTTAAGCGGAGCCAGGCCGCAGCCTTCGAGGCGACGGTCCGCGATGTAGTCTATGTAGGTCAGGAACTCGTTCTTACTAAGGCCCACGGAATCGGCGGGCAGACAGTCCCTGATAAATTCTTTCTCGAGCGCGACGGCCTCGGCCATCGTGGCGCGGAGCTCTTCCTTGAACTCGGTGGTCCAGATGTCGCGGTTCTCCTCGACGAGGTCCATGAAGAGATTGCGGAAGACCTCGATGTGGTTCGACTCGTCGCGGAGGGTGTAGCGGAACATCTGGCCGATGCCGGGGAATTTGTTCTGGCGGTAGAGCGACAGGATCATGCCGAACAGGCCGTAGAACTGGGTGCCCTCCATACACTGACCGAAGAGGAAGATGTTTTTCGCGAGGAGTTTTTTGTTCTCGGTCTGCGTGAGATCGAGATCGCGGCGGAGATTGCGGGAGTTGTTAACGACGAAGGCGTTTTTCTTGGCGATTGTGGGGATGTCCTCGAACATCGCTTCGCACTCGTGCGGGTTAATGCCCAGCGACGAGATCATATAGAGAAGCGAATCGGCGTGGATGTTTTCCTCGTGCGCGTGGCGGCCGAGGACGAGCTTCAGCTCGGGGGCGGTGACGAGCTCGCGGACGACGTGCTGAATGTTATCACCGACGATGCCCTCGGCGGCGGAGAAATAGCCGATGCCCATGCGGATGATCCAGCGCTCGATGTCGCTGACAGCCTTCTCGTCGCGCCACTGCTCGATGTCCTTGCCCATGGGAACGTCCTCGGGCTCCCAGTGGTTGGCCTTCATCGTGCGGTAGAGGTCGTACGCCCACTGGTACTTCAGCGGGAGCAGGTTGAAGGTCATGGATTCGCGGCCGTTGATGACCTTCTTGGCGGCGAAGGCGGCTTCGGCCTTCGCTTGATCGAGGATGAATGTTTTGGAACCGACTTGAAACGACTTGTGCATTGAACGGATGGCCGAGGGTTGGACGTGATGACGCTGGATTTAAAGTGACGGAAATGGAGACGACGGTGCGCTGTGGAGACGAGTGAGGCGTGAGGGGTGGAACGCCGGGAGAGGGGCTTGTTTTACCGCCGAAAAACGAGGAGCGAGACTAGGTTGTTAGAACTTATTGACCGGCTATTCACCACAACCCGTTGTGGTCGGACGCCGACTAGGCCACAACGGATGGGGTTACGGGATTTCGCCGTCAATCGGTTTGTGAATGAAAAAAGTTACGATTTCGGCGAATTGGGGCTTGCCGAAAAGACACGGACTTTGCCCCGAGGGAAAAAGCCCCCAATCTGGCCGCTTGTTGCATTTTTCGGGTGTTGGTCGCGTCACATTTTCGTGCCGAAAACTGAAGACCGTGCGGTTTCGCGAGACCAATTTTTCGAGTGAAGATCAGTCCAGCGCCTTTTCAGTTAGCGAAACATCGCGCCCGCTTTCAGTCCGTATCGGATCGTTGAATGCAAAATGACAACCGTGGCCGTTTCCGCCGCCCCTACCCCGGGGAAACTTTCGGCTTCCGTTTTAGTTGAGGCCTCCTACGGTCTCACCCTCGCACCTCGGAGAGGTGGCAGAGTGGTCGATTGTACCTGACTCGAAATCAGGCGTGCCCGCAAGGGTACCGAGGGTTCGAATCCCTCCCTCTCCGCCATTTGCACAGCAAATGGAAAAATTCCGGGCATCAAGGTATCTTCACTGCGACTGGGTCCCCTTGTCCGAACTAAGCGCCAGACACCCCAGCCCGCCAACGGCTAACGATTGAGTGCATACGCGAGCTGGTTGATAATCATTAAATAATTATGCATTGACAGACCATGGAGGCTTAACCTTTTTCACAGCCCTACCCCGGCGGGTCGGAAGGCGGAAGGGATTTTCTGTGGAGATGCCCTCCATCTCTATTGGAGAATAAACGCGTTCCCTCCTGTCGGGGTCTTTTTTTGAGGAACTGGAGCAACTCCACACCTCGCTAAAATCGGCCCCAGCTTCAATTGACGCCCACCTGCACAGCGTTGTGGTGACGCCCTCAACCGGCCCAACCATGCCCACTCCTCCCTGGCGAAAACCAAAGCCCACAGAAAAATCCTCCGTTAAGCTGACGCCCGAGAGCATCGCTTGGGCAAAAGCGTCCGCGAAGAAAGCGGGCCGCCGCTATCCGAATCTCGTCGATAACATGGCCGCCACTCGTCGGCAGCTCGAGCAGTCGCAACCACCGGAAACACCCGGTCCTCACATCGGCTGAGCCACCCACCAAAACGAAAGAGTTCCCCTCCGCACTGTCCCCGGCTGTTCGTTTCTCGTTTAATAATCCATCCCGCCAAACGTCGTCTCTTCGTCCCCCAACCCCATCCCGCTATGGACGAAGCCCTCTTCAACGCGGCGCCTAAAAAAGCCCGCATCGAAATCATCCCCCTCATCGACGTCGTCTTCTTTCTGCTGGCGACGTTCGTGCTCTTCACGCTCTCCCTCGATAAGATAGAATCCATCGAGATACCTCTTCCGAAAGGTGGCGAGCCCCGCGAAGCCGAAGATCTCACCATCTACCTCCAGACAACTGATCACGGGCTCTTCCACTGGAAACTAGGGCGCACTTCACCCGCCGAGCAACTCACCGCCTCCGAGCTCGGCCCGCGCCTCGAAACCTATCGGCGCTCCGTCGCCAACCCCCGCGTTTTGATCAACGGCGATGATCGCGCCCCCTTCTCCGAAACGATCCGCGCGCTCGATGCAGTCCGGCTCGCCCGCATCCGCGAGGTCTCCCTCGAAACAGTGCGCAACTAAACGGGATCCCACCCTCGCCGCGGGCACGCCCGCCTTTGACTTCATCGCGGGATGCCGGAAGCTGACCCTCCCATGAAAAACGCCTCTCTGCGCATCACACTCGCCACTCTCGCGACACTCTCTTTCAGCCTCACCGGTTGCTCCAAAAAATCCGAGCCCGCTGCCTCCGCGCCAACTCCCCCTCCCGCCGCGCCCGCTCCTGCGCCCGTCGCCCCCGTGAAGGCCGCCGCCGATGCCGCCAAAGCCCAGCTGGCCGCCGCCGAAAAAGAAGCCGAAGCGCTCAAGGCCAAAGCCGCCTACGCCGCGAAAGCAGAACAGGAAAAGCTTCAAGCCCTCGCCGATCAAAAAGCCGCCGACGCGAAAAAAGTGGCCGACGATCTGAAGACCAAGGCAAACGCCGCCTCCACCAACTTGCTCAACAAAGCCAGCACCCTGTCCGCCACGAATTCCACCCCGGCAGCCCCGGCCACCACCAGCGAAACATCGCCCGCTACAGCCAGCCTCACGAGCCTCGCCCAAAACCTGAATCCCGCTAACTTCTCCTCGTGGTACGAGCAGGCCAGCAAGGAATCATCCGGCATCATCGCCAGCCTCGGAGCCAAGGCCGCCGAACTCGGCAGCTCAGCCTCGCCCGAACTCAAATCCCTCTACGAGACCGCTCTGACGCAGAAAAAAACGTTCGACGACGTAAGCTCCAAACTGAAATCCGGCGGCCTCGCCCAATGGGCCGAGCTCTACCCCACGCTGCAAAACTCCTGGTCCGATCTCAGCAAATCGCTGATCACCGCGAAGACGTTGCTGGCCTCATACACCAAGTAAACGCCCCCTCCGCACGTGCGCCGGCGACGGCGCACGCTCGTCCGCTTACGACTGCCGCACCGCGCGAAACTGCGGGTGCCCCTCGATCCGCTTCTCGAATACCACGCGCTCCGCCTCCGTCAGCGTCGACGGAGACTTCGACGTGCTGCGCCCCCAGCGCGCGAGCCACTCCGCGCCGAGCAACCTCGCCTCCGGCCACACGCCCGCATCCGTCTCGCGACGCTCGCGCGCAAACGCCACCGTCGTCGTTGCCTTCGGCCCGGTGCCGACTCCTTCGGCCACATAAAATCCCGCCGCCAGCAACGCCACCCGCACCGCCGTCGCCGCCGAGTACGTGAACAGCTCCGCGCGCTTCTCTCCGCAACGCGCCCGCACCCGCGCAAACACCTCCGCCGTCCACAAGCCCGTGTCCGTCTTCGCCGAAAACGGATCGTAGAAAATCACATCGGGCTCCACCGCCGTCTCGATGAACGTCAGAAAATCCCCTTTCAGCAGCTCCCACTCGAGCAGCCCCGACGCATGACGCCACCGCCCGCTCTCCAGCAACGCGTGCGGAGCCCCATGACGCAAATGCGGGAAATGCCCCGGGAATTTCGCCGCCAGAGTGAGCGGATCGAGATCGCACTCGAAGCTAACGATTCGCAACGGCCTCAGCGCCTCCCCTCCCTTCTCCGCGTATCGACTTTCAAAGCACTGGATCGCCGCCATCGCATTCGACGCCGCGCCCAGCCCCACATCCCAGATCACCAGCTCCCGCGCCGCTCCATCACCGCCCGCACTCGCGCCTGACACCGCTTCTCCTCCAGCACTGCTCTTCAACAACCGCTCAGCCAGCCGCGACTGCCCGACATAAAGCCGCTGCGCCTCATCGCTCGGTGCACTCACCGAGTGCATCACCTCGCCCGAGCTGATCTGCCGGATGCTCGAAAACCCCTGCTCACTCGTAACGATGTCGTAGTCCCCGAGATGCTTCGGCTTTCCATGCCGCAGCTTCTTCGGCGGATTCACCGGATTGTCCTCGTCCGACTTCATCAGCTCCGGCCGCATCCGCTCGTAGTAAGCCAGAAAATTGCCGTGCAAAATCTCCTGCCGCATCTCGCGCATCAGCCGGTGATAAAACGCAAAATTGTGAATCCCCAGCAGCTGCCAGCCGAGCAGCTCATCCGACTTCACGAGGTGATGCAGATACGCCCGCGAGAAATTTTTGCAGCAATGGCAGTCGCACTTCGCATCCAGCGGCGCTTCCGAAAATTTATACACGGCCCGCCGCAGCTGGATTTTCCCCTGCGACGTAAACGCCACGCCGCGCTGCGCCAGCTGCGACGGGATGATGCAGTCAAACATGTCCACGCCCCGATGCACCGCCTCGAGAATGTCGATCGGCGTGCCCACACCCATCAGGTAGCGCGGCAGATTTTTCGGCAGGTGCTGCGTGACGAGTCCGGTGAACTCATACCGCTCCGCATGCGTCTCGCCCACCGCCAGCCCGCCGATCGCGAGTCCGTCAAACGGCAGCTCCCGCAAAAACGCCGCGCTCTTCTTGCGCAGATCGTGATGACACGCCCCCTGCACGATCCCGAATAACGCCTGCGGCGAATCCCCGCGCGCCTTCAGCGATCTGAGCGCCCAGCGATGCGTCAGCTCCATCGCCACCTCGGCCTCCGCGTAGCCTGCAGTCGAGGGAATGCACTGATCGAGCACCATCATGATGTCGCTGCCGATCGTCTTCTGCATCCCGATGCTCGACTCCGGCGACAACATGAACATCGCGCCGTCCACATAGCTCTTAAACCGCGCGCCGTCCTCGTTCATCACGCGCTCTCCGGGCAGCGAAAAAATCTGGAATCCACCCGAGTCCGTCAGCACCGGCCCGTCCCACTTCATGAAATTATGGATACCGCCAAACTTCTTAAAAACCTCCGGGCCCGGCCGCAGCAACAGGTGATAAGTGTTCGCGAGCAACACGCTCGAACCCGTCGCCTTGAGCGTCTCCACCGTCTGACTCTTCACGGTCGCTTGCGTGCCGACCGGCATGAACACAGGCGTCTTCACCTCGCCGTGAAGCGTGCGAAATGTGGCTGCGCGCGCCGACGATCCGGACGCT from Nibricoccus aquaticus includes:
- the tgt gene encoding tRNA guanosine(34) transglycosylase Tgt produces the protein MSRLNFTLEKEASGSSARAATFRTLHGEVKTPVFMPVGTQATVKSQTVETLKATGSSVLLANTYHLLLRPGPEVFKKFGGIHNFMKWDGPVLTDSGGFQIFSLPGERVMNEDGARFKSYVDGAMFMLSPESSIGMQKTIGSDIMMVLDQCIPSTAGYAEAEVAMELTHRWALRSLKARGDSPQALFGIVQGACHHDLRKKSAAFLRELPFDGLAIGGLAVGETHAERYEFTGLVTQHLPKNLPRYLMGVGTPIDILEAVHRGVDMFDCIIPSQLAQRGVAFTSQGKIQLRRAVYKFSEAPLDAKCDCHCCKNFSRAYLHHLVKSDELLGWQLLGIHNFAFYHRLMREMRQEILHGNFLAYYERMRPELMKSDEDNPVNPPKKLRHGKPKHLGDYDIVTSEQGFSSIRQISSGEVMHSVSAPSDEAQRLYVGQSRLAERLLKSSAGGEAVSGASAGGDGAARELVIWDVGLGAASNAMAAIQCFESRYAEKGGEALRPLRIVSFECDLDPLTLAAKFPGHFPHLRHGAPHALLESGRWRHASGLLEWELLKGDFLTFIETAVEPDVIFYDPFSAKTDTGLWTAEVFARVRARCGEKRAELFTYSAATAVRVALLAAGFYVAEGVGTGPKATTTVAFARERRETDAGVWPEARLLGAEWLARWGRSTSKSPSTLTEAERVVFEKRIEGHPQFRAVRQS
- a CDS encoding ExbD/TolR family protein; its protein translation is MDEALFNAAPKKARIEIIPLIDVVFFLLATFVLFTLSLDKIESIEIPLPKGGEPREAEDLTIYLQTTDHGLFHWKLGRTSPAEQLTASELGPRLETYRRSVANPRVLINGDDRAPFSETIRALDAVRLARIREVSLETVRN
- a CDS encoding ribonucleotide-diphosphate reductase subunit beta, producing MHKSFQVGSKTFILDQAKAEAAFAAKKVINGRESMTFNLLPLKYQWAYDLYRTMKANHWEPEDVPMGKDIEQWRDEKAVSDIERWIIRMGIGYFSAAEGIVGDNIQHVVRELVTAPELKLVLGRHAHEENIHADSLLYMISSLGINPHECEAMFEDIPTIAKKNAFVVNNSRNLRRDLDLTQTENKKLLAKNIFLFGQCMEGTQFYGLFGMILSLYRQNKFPGIGQMFRYTLRDESNHIEVFRNLFMDLVEENRDIWTTEFKEELRATMAEAVALEKEFIRDCLPADSVGLSKNEFLTYIDYIADRRLEGCGLAPLNSGVKNPLPWLAEMMDIKKEQNFFEGRVTEYQKASSINQTHDDDL